The stretch of DNA TAATGAAATTGAAGAAAATTTAATTTCAGAAGCATTAAAAATTTATAAAAATATTTCATGAAACTTTGCGTCTTAGCGCCTTTGCGGTATATTTTTTTCACCGCAAAGACGCAGAGGCGCAGAGGGGAGAGAATACAATACAATGACTTACAGAATATCAAAGAAAAATAAAACATTAAAAGGAAAAATAATTATTCCGCAATCGAAAAGCGAAAGCAATAGGGTTTTGCTTATTAAGGCACTTTCGGCTAACCCGATTAAAGTAAATAATCTTTCCGATTCCGATGATACGATTATTTTGCATAAAGCATTAAAAAAAATTGCTGAAAATAAAAATCACAATAATGTTTTGACAATTGATGTTGGTGCTGCGGGAACAGCAATGCGTTTCTTAACGGCTTTTCTTTCAATAAAAAAAGGAAAATATTTGCTCACCGGCTCAGAACAAATGAAAAAACGACCTATAGGTTTGCTTGTTGATGCTCTGAATAATTTAGGTGCGAATATTGAATATGGCGAAAACAAAGGATTTCCTCCACTAAAAATCATTGGCTCAGATTTTAATAAATCAGAAATTACAATTAATGGAAATATAAGCAGTCAGTATATTTCAGCATTGCTTATGATTGCACCAATTTTAAAAAATGGCTTAACTATTACAATTAACGGTGAACTTGTTTCAAAACCATACATCGAAATGACATTACAAATAATGAAATATTTTGGTATAAAATATTTATGGAAAGAAAATAAAATTGAAATAAAAAATCAGAAATATAAATCTTCAGAATTTAATATAGGTGGCGACTGGAGTGCTGTTTCATACTGGTACGAAATGGCAGCATTTTCCGCTCATGTTGATTTAACAATCAAGGGACTTTTAAATAACAATCTTCAAGGCGATTCGATTGTTTCAAAAATTTATGAAAATTTCGGAATAAAAACAAAATGGCTCAGTAAAAATACAATTCATATTTCAAAAGAAAATTCTATTTCCGAAAAGTTTTTTTATGATTTCACCGGTTGTCCTGATATTGCTCAAACGCTTGCCGTTACTTGTGCGGGTTTAAATATTAATGCAGAACTCATCGGATTGTCAAACCTTAATATAAAAGAAACCCAACGACTTGATGCACTCGACTGCGAATTAAAAAAAATCAACTTTAACACTAAAATTATTAATAATTCAGAACTCAAAATATATTCTCGGAAAAACCTTAAACTGAAAACTATAAACTGTAAACTGAAAACTTATAATGACCACCGCATGGCAATGGCATTTGCTCCTTTGGCAGTTCTTCTCGGAGAAATCCAAATTGAAAACCCTGATGTTGTTACAAAATCATATCCAAATTTCTGGAGTGATTTAAAATCAGTTGGTTTCAAAATAGAAGAAATTTAATTATATTTTCTTAAATTTTTTCTAATTTCGTACTTTTAATAAATCAACTTATATGAGTTCGACTATTGATAAATTAAGCAATGGAAAGCTTTTTACGGAATTTCCTCCAATAAGTACAATTGAATGGGAAGAAAAAATTAAAGAAGATTTAAAAGGCGCCGATTACGAAAAAAAACTTGTCTGGAAAACAATTGAAGGTTTCAGTGTAAGACCTTATTATCGTGCAGAAAATCTTGATAATTTAGAGTATTTAAAATGTTTGCCCGGAGAATTTCCTTTTACAAGAGGAAATAAAAAATATAATAATGATTGGGAAATACGTCAGGATATTGAAACGGAAGATATTCAAGAAGCAAACATAATTGCTCGGGATGCAGTTTCAAAAGGCGCAAATGCCATTGGTTTTAGAGTAAAAATCGTAAATAAAGCCGAAGAAATGCAGGCACTTCTGAAAGGAATAGATTTAACCGAAGTGAGTATTAATTTCACTTCTTCAAAATCATTTCCGGCAACACTTGATTTATTTTTAAAAGAAATTGAAAGACAAAAATTAGATTCAGCAAAAATAAAAGGTTCTTTGGGTTTTGACCCGCTAAGTTATTTGTTACTGCAAGGAAATTTTTTCACAACAAAAGATAACAATTTTGTTGAAGCTGCTTATTTAATTAATAAGGTAAAATTGGAACTTCCAAATTTCAAAGTAATTACCATTAATGGCAATTATATACATAACTCAGGTTCTTCTTTAGTTCAGGAATTGGGCTTTAGCATTGCTTCGGCAAATGAATATGTTTTTCAACTTTTAAGTAAAGGAATAGAAATTGATGAAATTGCTCCGCGGATTTTATTTTCTTATGCAGTAGGTTCAAATTACTTTTTGGAAATAGCAAAATTGCGTGCAGCAAGAGTTTTATGGGCGAAGGTTGTTGAACAATACAAGCCGAAATATAAAGAATCAATGCAAATTAATATTCATACAACAACTTCGCAATGGAATAAAACAATTTACGATACTCACGTAAATATTCTCCGCTTAACAACCGAGGCAATGTCTGGAGCAATAGGTGGCAGCGATTCTATTTTAGTTCAACCATTTGATAATACATTTAAAGATGGAGATGAGTTTTCTTCAAGAATTTCAAGAAACATACAAACAATTTTAAAATCAGAATCACATTTTGATAAAGTAGTTGACCCTTCTGCAGGTTCATATTATATAGAAAATTTAACCGATTCCATTGCAAATACTTCGTGGAAATTATTTCAAAAAACAGAAGAGCAGGGAGGATTTATTGAATCTATTTTGAAAAATTTTGTTCAGGATGAAATTGAAAAGACCTGTCAGCAAAGAAATATTGACATTGCAATGAGAAAACAAATTATTCTCGGAACAAATCAATATCCGAATTTAAACGAGCAAATGCTTGACAAAACAACAAAAGCAAAATCAAAGGAATATAATTTTGAAAAGAAAACTATTTGTAAAAAAATAAAAATGTACAGAGGTGCTGAAGCATTTGAAGAAATAAGATTTACAGTTGAAAAATCGGGAAAACGTCCGAAAGTGTTTTTATTCGCAATAGGAAATTTAGCAATGCGAAAGGCAAGAGCAATGTTTGCAACAAATTTTTTCGGATGTGCAGGTTATGAAATTATTGATAATGCCGGATTTAAAACTATAGAAGAAGGATTAGAAACAGTAAAA from Bacteroidales bacterium encodes:
- the aroA gene encoding 3-phosphoshikimate 1-carboxyvinyltransferase; translated protein: MTYRISKKNKTLKGKIIIPQSKSESNRVLLIKALSANPIKVNNLSDSDDTIILHKALKKIAENKNHNNVLTIDVGAAGTAMRFLTAFLSIKKGKYLLTGSEQMKKRPIGLLVDALNNLGANIEYGENKGFPPLKIIGSDFNKSEITINGNISSQYISALLMIAPILKNGLTITINGELVSKPYIEMTLQIMKYFGIKYLWKENKIEIKNQKYKSSEFNIGGDWSAVSYWYEMAAFSAHVDLTIKGLLNNNLQGDSIVSKIYENFGIKTKWLSKNTIHISKENSISEKFFYDFTGCPDIAQTLAVTCAGLNINAELIGLSNLNIKETQRLDALDCELKKINFNTKIINNSELKIYSRKNLKLKTINCKLKTYNDHRMAMAFAPLAVLLGEIQIENPDVVTKSYPNFWSDLKSVGFKIEEI
- a CDS encoding methylmalonyl-CoA mutase family protein → MSSTIDKLSNGKLFTEFPPISTIEWEEKIKEDLKGADYEKKLVWKTIEGFSVRPYYRAENLDNLEYLKCLPGEFPFTRGNKKYNNDWEIRQDIETEDIQEANIIARDAVSKGANAIGFRVKIVNKAEEMQALLKGIDLTEVSINFTSSKSFPATLDLFLKEIERQKLDSAKIKGSLGFDPLSYLLLQGNFFTTKDNNFVEAAYLINKVKLELPNFKVITINGNYIHNSGSSLVQELGFSIASANEYVFQLLSKGIEIDEIAPRILFSYAVGSNYFLEIAKLRAARVLWAKVVEQYKPKYKESMQINIHTTTSQWNKTIYDTHVNILRLTTEAMSGAIGGSDSILVQPFDNTFKDGDEFSSRISRNIQTILKSESHFDKVVDPSAGSYYIENLTDSIANTSWKLFQKTEEQGGFIESILKNFVQDEIEKTCQQRNIDIAMRKQIILGTNQYPNLNEQMLDKTTKAKSKEYNFEKKTICKKIKMYRGAEAFEEIRFTVEKSGKRPKVFLFAIGNLAMRKARAMFATNFFGCAGYEIIDNAGFKTIEEGLETVKKIEPEIVVICSSDEEYAKIGSEISRGIKTNSAKTKIIVAGNPTEIIEKLKEAGVDDFIHVRSNVLETLKKYNNLLIC